The segment TTTAAAGCTGAAAGATTATTAGTCCAAGCCAATAACTCTCTTGATTTTGAAAGAGGAACAATTTTAGTTATTTGTCCTCGGAGCGGCAAAATAATTGCCCTTGCCAATTTTCCCAATTTTAACCCGAATCAATATGAACAAGAAAACGATTTTAAAATTTTTAAAAATTCAGCAGTTCAAAGGATTTTTGAACCCGGTTCGGTCTTAAAACCAATTACCATGGCCGCTGCTTTGGAAGAACAAAAAATCACTCCTCAAACAACTTATATTGATGAAGGAAAAGTAAGAATTGGCGGCCATATCATTCGAAATTATGGTAGAAGGGTTTGGGGAGAAAGAACAATGACAGAGGTTTTGGACAGATCAATAAATACCGGAGCAGTATTTGTCCAAAAAGAATTGGGTAATCAAAAATTCTTGGAATATTTGGAAAAATTCGGATTTTTTAAGAAAACCGAAATTGATTTACAAGGCGAGGTTTTTTCCAAAAATAGAGAATTTAAAAGGGGCTATGAAATAAATTTTGCCACAGCCAGTTTCGGCCAGGGAATTGAAATGACACCAATTCAATTAGCCAGGGCATTTTTAGTTATTGCCAACAATGGAAGATTGGTTAGACCATATTTGGTTGAAAAAATTAAGAATGCCGACGGCGAAATAATTAAGACCTCACCCCATGAGCCGCAGCCAGTAGATGAAAATAGAGTAATTTCCGCAAAAACCGCCTCTCAACTAACAACAATGATGGTTAGTTCAGTAGAGAAAGGTTGGGCTAGAAGAGCAAAAATTCCTGGCTATTATCTGGCCGGTAAAACAGGAACCGCTCAAGTTCCCTGGGCAGCCCTGGGAGTAGAAAAAAGAGGTTATTCCGATAAAACCGTTCAGTCCTTTGTTGGCTTTGGTCCGGCTTTTAATCCCCAATTTTTGATTTTAATTACTCTTGATAATCCGAAAACAAGAACAGCCGAGTATTCGGCCGTTCCTCTTTTTAGGGAATTAGCCAGTCATATTATTGGATATTATCAAATTCCCCCAGATTACTAGGCGAAGAAAGATTAAACATATTGTAGATGTCCGACATCTACAGTAGATGTGTAGATGTCCGACATCTACATAATAGACATTTATTCGCTGCGGCTCGGGAAGTTGAAGTATTTTAAGTAAGTCGATGAACTTCGTTCATCTTCACCCTTCGCTATTGCTCGGGTATTTGATATAATGAAATAATATTATAGATTGTAGGTGTCCGACATCTACAATCTTACCATCTACAATCTTACATAATTATGCAAGAACCCTACAATCAAATCAGTCAAGAAAAAGAAGATAAAATAGTTCAAGAAAAAAAGACAGAAATAGATATAGATAAAGGAATAGATATAAACAAAGGAATGATTAAAGAAGTGTTGGAAAAAAAATTAGAAAAAAAAGAAATTTTGACCGAGAAAGAAAAAATTATACGGAATGAATTGTTGGAACAAACGAGCAAAAGAAAATTAGCCCCTCAATTGAAAGANNNNNNNNNNNNNNNNNNNNNNNNNNNNNNNNNNNNNNNNNNNNNNNNNNNNNNNNNNNNNNNNNNNNNNNNNNNNNNNNNNNNNNNNNNNNNNNNNNNNNNNNNNNNNNNNNNNNNNNNNNNNNNNNNNNNNNNNNNNNNNNNNNNNNNNNNNNNNNNNNNNNNNNNNNNNNNNNNNNNNNNNNNNNNNNNNNNNNNNATATAAACAATTTAAGATTTAATCAAATTTAAAGTAAAAACATAAAATTATGGTAATTTTTTATCCATTGATTACCATCCTGATTTTAATTATCCTGGGATTTTTGTTTTTTTTCTTATTTAAAAAAATAAAAAAGGGTCAAATTTTGAGCAGTTTGGAAATGGTTCTTTTTTCAATAATAATGCCAAGATATGAGTTAAAAAAAGAAGAACAAAGGCCGAGGGAAGAAAAAGCAGTCATCAGCCAAATGGAACAGATTTACGTCAATTTTCTTTATTTGAGAAAACTCGGTTTTTTTGAAAGAATTTTTAGGAGTTCTCCTAAAATTGCCCTGGAAATCGCCTCTCAATTGGGCGAAAAAGATATTTCTTTTTATGTTGCCGTACCCCGCTATTTGGAAAACGCTTTTGAAAAATATATTAATGGCGTTTATCCCCGGGCTTTGGTTGAAAAAATTCCCGGAGATTATACTATTTTTGAACCGGGCGGAGTGACCAATGGCTCTTATTTAAAATTAAAAGAGCCGGCTATTTTTCCGATTAGTACTTATCAAAACTTAGAGAAAGACCCTTTATCAACCATTACCAATGCTTTAACTAAAATTGAAGCGGATGAGGGAGCAGCCATTCAAATAATTATCAAACCGACGAAAACTTTAAAAAAAACCGGCAATAAAATTTTAAATAAAATCAAAGAGGGCAAGTCAATTGAGACCGCTCTTTTAGAGGCCTCCCGTTTGCCGATTTTTGAATTTTTTTTGGATTTAATTAATGTTTTTATTTCAAAGCCAAAAGAAAAAAAAGAAGGAATAATGGAAGACAAAAAAGTTGATGAAAAAGTTATTCAGGCAATCCAACAAAAAATTCAAAAACCTGTTTTTGAAGCCAATATCCGGCTGGTAACTTCAGCTCAAACCAAAGAGAGGGCTGAAGAAATTTTAGAACATTTACAAGGCGCTTTTAATCAGTTTTCTCTTTTTGGAATGAATAGCTTTGAACCGAAAAGAATTAAGACCAAAAATTTAAAAAAATTCGTTTTTGATTTCAGTTTCCGCAATTTTAATCCCGCTCAAAAAAATATCTTAAATATTGAAGAATTGGCCAGTATTTATCATTTTCCAAGTTCCCAGACCGAGACCCCGCATCTTAAAATGGCAAAAAGCGGTTTTGCTCCTCCTCCGGTTGAACTGCCGGAAAAGGGAGTAAATTTAATCGGCAAAATTACCTTTCGGGGAGAAGAAAAAAAAGTTTATTTTGCTTCCCGAGATGACAGAAGAAGGCATTCTTATATTATCGGTCAAACCGGTACCGGTAAATCAACTTTATTAAGAGAGATGATTCGCCAAGACATTGAATCCGGTCAGGGGGTAGGGGTAATTGACCCTCACGGCGAGTTAATTGAAGCGACTTTAGCCAATATTCCAGAAGAAAGAATAGAAGATGTCATTTTATTTGAGCCCTTTGATTTTCAAAGACCGATGGGATTGAATATGCTTGAATACGACAGCCCGGAGCAAAAGGACTTTGCCGTTCAAGAAATGATTGCCATTTTCTATAAACTTTTTCCGCCGGAATTTATGGGTCCGATGTTTGAACACTATATGAGAAATGCCATGTGAAAATGGCAGCAAACGACCGGTCAAACCAAATCAGACATGCTGACTTACGTCATCTCAAAAATCGGCCGTTTTGTTTATAATGAAATGATGAGGAATATTATCGGTCAATCGGCTTCCGGTTTCAATTTAGAACAAATTATGAATGAAGGTAAAATTTTTCTGGCTAATCTTTCCAAGGGCTTAACCGGCGAAGTAAACAGTTCTTTATTGGGTTTGATTTTGGTTTCCAAAATGCAAATGGCGGCAATGAAAAGAGCCAAAATGCCGGAAGACCAAAGAAAGGACTTTTATCTTTACGTTGATGAATTTCAAAACTTTACCACCGATTCCGTTGTCACCATTTTATCGGAAGCCAGAAAATACCGGCTCAATTTGATTTTAGCCCATCAATACATTCCCCAATTAAAAGAAGAGATTAGAAATGCGGTTTTGGGCAATGTTGGAACGATTGCCGCTTTCAGAATCGGGGCCGATGACGCTGAATTTTTAGAAAAACAATTTGAACCAGAATTTTCCCGTTTTGATTTGGTTAATTTAGACAACTTTAATTTGATAATCAAGATGTTAATCAATAATAAAGTTTGTTCTCCTTTTCGTTTTCAAACCGTTTATCCGCAAAAAGGAAAACCGGAAATCGTTGACCTTATTAAAGAAATAACAAAGTTAAAATACGGCAGGGCAAGAGAAATAGTTGAGTTGGAAATTATAGAGAGGTCAAAACTCGGCAACATTTAAAAATTTTATTGAAAAATAGTTTTTTGGCATGCCGCCTTCGTCTAGGGGCTTAGGACATCTGCTTCTCAGGCAGAAGATTCGCGGGTTCGAATCCCGCAGGCGGCACAAAAGGATAGGGCTAAATTCAAGAAATTATTCCCTGTTGCCAACATTTTAAAATTAGTTGTGGATAATTATCTTTACAATGGTGGTAAATATATGATAAAATAATCTGTAAGAATTGCCAGCGTTGTTTACACTTTCGCTCGGCAGAAATGTTTCGGTTGACACGCAGTCGGCTAAAGGTTAAAGAAAGGTTTGTCTCCGCCGCTGCTATTTCTCGCCAAGCCGCCGAATATCAAATTGAACGCAAAACAAATCTCGGGCTTGGCTGCGAAGTGTCAACCTCAACAATTCCGCCTCGCTTCTTAATTGAAGCTCAATGTAAATAACACGCCGGTTTCTTACAAATAATCATATATCTCCGAGCTTTTGCGAAGCGAAGTAAAAGCAAAAATGAAGATGAGGGTTTGACCCCATTAAGTTAAAATTAAAGGTCGAAATACGATTGGATTAAAAACATTAAAAATTTATGAATAAAAAAATCATAATTGGACTAATTGTCTTGCTTGTTATTGTTCTAATATTTGTTTTAATGGGAAGAAGAGAGATAGAAGCGCCGATAATAGAAGAGCCGATAATAGAAGAGCCGATAATAGAAGTGCCGATAATAGAAGAGCCGATAATACCGGTGCCAACGCCATAAACCTGGAATAAAAAATAAAAACCCTGTTATTTTTTTAACGGGGTTTTTATTTTTTAAAAAAGCGGTATAATAAAAAATTAAGAGCGTTTCTATGAATTTTAATATCGGAATTGAAGAATTAAACACTTTTTTAATTGCCATGACCCCGATTGGTGGGTTGCAAGCCGCTCTGCCGATTGCTCTTACCGTTTATAATTTATCCATTTTATCCGCTTATTTTTTTTCGGTTTTGGGAAGCTTAGTTCCGCCGATTTTTATTTTATTGACCATCGGGGCTTTTTCTCAATATCTTTCTCAAAAGTCCTTTTTCTTTAACCGATTTTTTCAATGGCTTTTTAACAAAACCCGGACCAATCATCAAAAAAAAATAGAAAAATGGAAAGAATGGACTTTAATGATATTTGTGGTCGTTACCGGCGCCTGGACCGGAAGTTTAATTGCTTTTGTTTTTAACATGCCGACAAAAAGAGCCCTTCTTTTCATTACCCTGGGGGTAATGATCGCCGGAATTATTGTTACAATATTTACTTTAACCGGTCTTTTGCTTTATCTTCATTTTGGCTGGCAAATCTTTTTGGGATTATTATTTTTAATTGGCTTAATTTTATGGTATTTTAAATTTAAGAAAAAAAGT is part of the Candidatus Nealsonbacteria bacterium genome and harbors:
- a CDS encoding penicillin-binding protein 2; the encoded protein is MKKKRKPPLFCPNWLLERIRRDSSFVRIKNNLTEKEIRDLKEKKIKGVYLGREVKRIYPHNSLASQVVGFVGGDGIGQYGLEGFYNQILEGEKGFRKKTRVFRESPFINPGKRGSDLFLTLDYNIQFKAERLLVQANNSLDFERGTILVICPRSGKIIALANFPNFNPNQYEQENDFKIFKNSAVQRIFEPGSVLKPITMAAALEEQKITPQTTYIDEGKVRIGGHIIRNYGRRVWGERTMTEVLDRSINTGAVFVQKELGNQKFLEYLEKFGFFKKTEIDLQGEVFSKNREFKRGYEINFATASFGQGIEMTPIQLARAFLVIANNGRLVRPYLVEKIKNADGEIIKTSPHEPQPVDENRVISAKTASQLTTMMVSSVEKGWARRAKIPGYYLAGKTGTAQVPWAALGVEKRGYSDKTVQSFVGFGPAFNPQFLILITLDNPKTRTAEYSAVPLFRELASHIIGYYQIPPDY
- a CDS encoding DUF87 domain-containing protein, with amino-acid sequence MVIFYPLITILILIILGFLFFFLFKKIKKGQILSSLEMVLFSIIMPRYELKKEEQRPREEKAVISQMEQIYVNFLYLRKLGFFERIFRSSPKIALEIASQLGEKDISFYVAVPRYLENAFEKYINGVYPRALVEKIPGDYTIFEPGGVTNGSYLKLKEPAIFPISTYQNLEKDPLSTITNALTKIEADEGAAIQIIIKPTKTLKKTGNKILNKIKEGKSIETALLEASRLPIFEFFLDLINVFISKPKEKKEGIMEDKKVDEKVIQAIQQKIQKPVFEANIRLVTSAQTKERAEEILEHLQGAFNQFSLFGMNSFEPKRIKTKNLKKFVFDFSFRNFNPAQKNILNIEELASIYHFPSSQTETPHLKMAKSGFAPPPVELPEKGVNLIGKITFRGEEKKVYFASRDDRRRHSYIIGQTGTGKSTLLREMIRQDIESGQGVGVIDPHGELIEATLANIPEERIEDVILFEPFDFQRPMGLNMLEYDSPEQKDFAVQEMIAIFYKLFPPEFMGPMFEHYMRNAM
- a CDS encoding TraM recognition domain-containing protein → MLTYVISKIGRFVYNEMMRNIIGQSASGFNLEQIMNEGKIFLANLSKGLTGEVNSSLLGLILVSKMQMAAMKRAKMPEDQRKDFYLYVDEFQNFTTDSVVTILSEARKYRLNLILAHQYIPQLKEEIRNAVLGNVGTIAAFRIGADDAEFLEKQFEPEFSRFDLVNLDNFNLIIKMLINNKVCSPFRFQTVYPQKGKPEIVDLIKEITKLKYGRAREIVELEIIERSKLGNI
- a CDS encoding small multi-drug export protein, yielding MNFNIGIEELNTFLIAMTPIGGLQAALPIALTVYNLSILSAYFFSVLGSLVPPIFILLTIGAFSQYLSQKSFFFNRFFQWLFNKTRTNHQKKIEKWKEWTLMIFVVVTGAWTGSLIAFVFNMPTKRALLFITLGVMIAGIIVTIFTLTGLLLYLHFGWQIFLGLLFLIGLILWYFKFKKKSR